GGTGACGGGACAACCGTGGAGCGACGACATTCCCGTGCACGTGACGTGGTCAGCGTCGACGACCAGCCGATGACCGGGCCCCAAAATCATCGAAATCCACGATGCGCAGCGGGAGTTCGAGTAGACGTCTGCAGAACGTGGATAGCGTTGACGTCTAGCCCATGACGTCGCGGACTTTGACGTTCTCCAGCCCCTCGAGCATCAGGTTGCGTGCCACATCGAGGTGTGTACGCCAGTGGGCTTCGGCAGCCGCGCCGTCGCCCGAACGCAGCAGCTGCATCAGACGCTGGTAAGACCGCATCAGCTTGTCGAAGTCCGCCTTGGATACCGGGCGGCCCTCCTTGAAGGCGAATGCGGTGTGCCGCACCGTGATCTCCTGCAGCATGCCGGCGATGATCGTCAGCGTCGCGTTACCCGACAGCTCGACGAGCCGTTGGTGGAAATCGCCTGTCGTCTCGGCGAGCCGACCCGTCTGCCACCCCGAGGGAACGTGGTCGGCGAGCATCTGATCGAGCTCATCGAACGCCTCGTCGGTTCCCGATTCTGCGAGCAGGCGTGCGGCCATTGGTTCGATGCCGGCCCGAGCCGTCATGAGATCGGCGATGGTCGCGCCCGACAGCTCGAGGAGCAACCCGGCGGGACGGGCCACAATCTCGGGGCCGGGCACTCGCACGCGGGCGCCGGTACGTGAGCCGCGACGGACTTCGACGAGCCGCTCGGATTCCAGGACTCGCACGGCTTCACGCAGCGTCGGCCGGCTGACGCCGAAATGGGCCATCAGCTCCGCCTCGTTGGGCAGGAAGTCGCCATCCTTGAGCTGGCCGTCGACCACCATGCGCCGCAACGTCCCGGCGACGAGCTCGGCGGTCTTCGGCGATCGGACCGCCGTGCCGCCGCCCACGCCGTCTGGGCCGAGCATCGGCGCCAGTGGTGTACTTCGAGCCACTCCATACTCCCCGGGAAGGTGACTGGCGCAGAGCCAGCTATGCAACTCAGTAAACCATGTGGGACGCTAGGTTCATGGGCAGTGCGCATACGCGCAGGTGGTCGGAGGTTCGGCCCGGCGTAGCGTTAGGCGGGTCACCCTACCAACCAGTAGGTTGACCTAGTAAACTACGTTGCTCTACCTTCGGGAAAACACGTCTTTCAAAGGAGAAGGGTCATGGCTGAAGCCGTCATCGTCGAGGCTGTACGGTCGCCGGTCGGCAAGCGCAACGGCGGTCTCTCGGGTGTCCATCCCGCGGACCTGTCGGCGCAGGTACTCAACGGCCTGGTGGAGCGCGCAGGCGTCGACCCCGGAATCGTCGAGGACGTCATCTGGGGCTGCGTCATGCAGGCCGGTGAGCAGGCGATGGACATCGGGCGCACCGCGCTGCTCGCCGCGGGCTGGCCGGAGAGCGTGCCCGGCGTGACGGTCGATCGCCAGTGCGGCTCGAGCCAGCAGTCGGTCCACTTCGCCGCTGCGGGCGTCGTCGCCGGGCACTACGACGTCGTGGTCGCCGGTGGTGTCGAGTCGATGTCGCGCACCCCGATGGGCGCCTCCCTGGCCAACGGTGGCAACCCGTTCTCGCCGGGCTTCAAGTCCCGCTACGACCGCACGCCGAACCAGGGCATCGGCGCCGAGATGATCGCCGAGCAGTGGGGTTTCAGCCGCACCGACCTCGACCAGTTCTCCCTCGGTTCGCATGAGAAGGCTGCTGCCGCACAGGACTCCGGTGCCTTCGACGACCAGATCGTCGCCATCAAGGACCAGGACGGCAACGCCGTGCTGAAGGACGAGGGCATCCGCCGCGGTACCACCATCGAGAAGATGGGTGAGCTCAAGCCTGCGTTCAAGGAAGACGGTGTCATCCACGCCGGTAACTCCAGCCAGATCTCGGACGGCTCGGCGGCCCTGCTGTTCATGTCGGCCGAGAAGGCGAAGTCGCTGGGTCTCAAGCCGATTGCCAAGGTGCACACCGCCGTGCTGGCCGGCGCTGATCCGGTCATCATGCTGACCGCTCCGATCCCCGCCACCCAGAAGGCGCTGAAGAAGTCGGGCCTGAGCCTCGACGAGATCGGCGTGTTCGAGGTCAACGAGGCCTTCGCGCCCGTGCCGCTGGCCTGGCTGAAGGACATCGGCGCCGACGAGAAGAAGCTCAACCCCAACGGTGGTGCGATCGCGCTCGGTCACCCGCTCGGCGGTTCGGGCGCCCGCATCATGACCACGATGCTGTATCACATGCGGGACAAGGGCATTCAGTACGGCCTGCAGACCATGTGCGAGGGTGGCGGCCAGGCCAACGCCACCATCCTCGAGCTGCTGTGACAACTGACGTTCAGGCCCCCGCCGCTCTCACCGAGCGGCGGGGCAACGTCCTCATCATCACGCTGAACCGCCCCGAGGCACGCAACGCCGTCAACAGCGCGGTGAGCACCGCGGTGGGAGACGCCCTGCAGGCCGCGCAGGACGATCCCGAGGTCCGCGCCGTCGTCATCACCGGTGCAGGCGAATCGTTCTGTGCCGGCGCCGATCTCAAGGCGATCTCGCGCCGAGAGAACCTGTTTCATCCCGACCATGCCGACTGGGGCTTCGCGGGTTACGTCCACCACTACATCGACAAGCCGACGATCGCCGCGGTCAACGGCACGGCGCTCGGCGGTGGAACCGAACTCGCACTCGCCAGCGATCTCGTCGTCGCCGAAGAGCGAGCCAAGTTCGGGCTGCCCGAAGTCAAACGGGGCCTGATCGCTGCCGCAGGCGGCGTCTTCCGCATCGTCGACCATCTGCCCCGCAAGGTCGCGATGGAACTGCTGTTCACCGGCGAACCGATGAGTTCCGCCGACGCCCTGAAGTGGGGCCTGATCAACCAGGTCGTGCCCGACGGCACCGCGGTCGAGGCGGCGCTCGCGCTCGCCGAGCGCATCACTTGCAATGCGCCGCTTGCGGTGTGGGCGAGCAAGAGGGTCGCGATGGGCGTCGACGACGGTGTCATCGTCG
The nucleotide sequence above comes from Mycolicibacterium moriokaense. Encoded proteins:
- a CDS encoding thiolase family protein, whose product is MAEAVIVEAVRSPVGKRNGGLSGVHPADLSAQVLNGLVERAGVDPGIVEDVIWGCVMQAGEQAMDIGRTALLAAGWPESVPGVTVDRQCGSSQQSVHFAAAGVVAGHYDVVVAGGVESMSRTPMGASLANGGNPFSPGFKSRYDRTPNQGIGAEMIAEQWGFSRTDLDQFSLGSHEKAAAAQDSGAFDDQIVAIKDQDGNAVLKDEGIRRGTTIEKMGELKPAFKEDGVIHAGNSSQISDGSAALLFMSAEKAKSLGLKPIAKVHTAVLAGADPVIMLTAPIPATQKALKKSGLSLDEIGVFEVNEAFAPVPLAWLKDIGADEKKLNPNGGAIALGHPLGGSGARIMTTMLYHMRDKGIQYGLQTMCEGGGQANATILELL
- a CDS encoding crotonase/enoyl-CoA hydratase family protein; the protein is MTTDVQAPAALTERRGNVLIITLNRPEARNAVNSAVSTAVGDALQAAQDDPEVRAVVITGAGESFCAGADLKAISRRENLFHPDHADWGFAGYVHHYIDKPTIAAVNGTALGGGTELALASDLVVAEERAKFGLPEVKRGLIAAAGGVFRIVDHLPRKVAMELLFTGEPMSSADALKWGLINQVVPDGTAVEAALALAERITCNAPLAVWASKRVAMGVDDGVIVGDEPGWTRTMREIGTVLRSEDAKEGPLAFAQKRQPVWKAQ
- a CDS encoding FadR/GntR family transcriptional regulator, whose protein sequence is MARSTPLAPMLGPDGVGGGTAVRSPKTAELVAGTLRRMVVDGQLKDGDFLPNEAELMAHFGVSRPTLREAVRVLESERLVEVRRGSRTGARVRVPGPEIVARPAGLLLELSGATIADLMTARAGIEPMAARLLAESGTDEAFDELDQMLADHVPSGWQTGRLAETTGDFHQRLVELSGNATLTIIAGMLQEITVRHTAFAFKEGRPVSKADFDKLMRSYQRLMQLLRSGDGAAAEAHWRTHLDVARNLMLEGLENVKVRDVMG